One genomic region from Bacteroidota bacterium encodes:
- a CDS encoding sigma-70 family RNA polymerase sigma factor, with protein MEDVSDKELISQFREEKTRQLAFRKILERYQKRLYWHIRRMLVDHDDTDDVLQNVFIKVWKGLDNFKEDAQLFTWLYRIATNETLTFIRQRKADLYVRYGDVEYGIESKLQDDNYFRGDEIQKKLQLAIAQLPEKQRLVFNMKYFEEMKYEDMSNVLETSVGALKASYHHAVKKIEAYIRGNADSVF; from the coding sequence ATGGAAGACGTATCCGATAAAGAACTGATCTCGCAATTCCGGGAAGAAAAAACAAGGCAACTTGCTTTCCGTAAAATTCTTGAGCGCTACCAGAAAAGACTGTACTGGCACATACGCCGCATGCTCGTTGATCATGATGATACGGATGATGTGCTTCAGAATGTATTTATCAAAGTGTGGAAAGGCCTCGATAATTTCAAGGAAGATGCGCAACTCTTCACCTGGCTTTACCGGATCGCAACGAATGAAACGCTCACCTTCATTCGCCAGCGCAAAGCAGACCTTTATGTTCGTTATGGTGATGTGGAATACGGAATAGAAAGCAAACTGCAGGACGATAATTATTTCCGCGGCGATGAGATCCAGAAAAAATTACAGCTCGCGATCGCTCAGCTCCCGGAAAAACAACGGCTCGTTTTCAATATGAAATATTTCGAGGAAATGAAATATGAAGACATGTCGAACGTACTGGAAACTTCGGTAGGCGCTTTGAAAGCTTCCTACCATCACGCCGTAAAAAAAATAGAGGCCTACATCAGGGGAAATGCTGATTCGGTCTTCTGA
- a CDS encoding 16S rRNA (uracil(1498)-N(3))-methyltransferase — protein sequence MPCFYYKDLSVHTVILSEEESKHAVRVLRLKSGDKVELIDGAGTRAHGEIDDAHPKKCSILILDRKKENTGRNYSLHLAIAPTKNTDRLEWFVEKAAEIGIDKITLLQCSHSERKKMGTDRLEKLAVSAMKQSGQSFLPHINPLTDLKKFLDELPKKGLRFIAHCRDGEKTSLKEELLHDKHATKEIIILIGPEGDFSKEEILAAMFTGFKEISLGNTTLRTETAALMAVTSVNVLCGK from the coding sequence ATGCCTTGCTTTTATTACAAAGATCTTTCTGTTCACACTGTAATTCTCAGCGAAGAAGAATCGAAACATGCCGTGCGTGTGCTGCGGTTGAAAAGCGGCGACAAAGTGGAATTGATTGATGGTGCTGGAACACGTGCGCACGGGGAGATCGATGATGCGCATCCGAAAAAATGTTCCATTCTTATTCTTGACCGGAAAAAAGAAAATACGGGAAGAAATTATTCGTTGCACTTAGCAATTGCGCCCACAAAAAATACTGACCGCCTTGAATGGTTCGTGGAGAAAGCAGCGGAGATTGGCATTGATAAGATCACACTTCTTCAATGCTCACATTCCGAACGGAAAAAAATGGGAACTGATCGTCTTGAAAAATTAGCGGTCTCTGCTATGAAACAAAGCGGGCAAAGTTTTCTTCCGCACATCAATCCGCTTACCGATCTGAAAAAATTTCTCGATGAACTTCCGAAAAAAGGATTGCGGTTTATTGCGCATTGCCGCGATGGAGAAAAAACTTCGCTGAAAGAAGAATTGCTTCACGACAAACATGCAACGAAAGAAATTATTATTCTCATCGGCCCCGAAGGAGATTTTTCAAAAGAAGAAATTCTTGCTGCCATGTTCACCGGGTTCAAAGAAATTTCACTGGGAAATACCACGCTGAGAACGGAGACTGCTGCGCTCATGGCGGTGACCAGTGTGAATGTTCTGTGCGGAAAATGA
- a CDS encoding tRNA glutamyl-Q synthetase — MIRIAPTPSGFLHEGNAFSFLITEKIAKKNDLKIFLRIDDLDADRKRSEYVKDIFESLHWLEIKWNEGPRNEDDFERNWTQNNRISLYDAALKKLSKNKHVFACTCTRKDLGMYDGRYPGTCTHKNIPLNENETALRLIVPEGTLVEFKDEHLGEQKIELDHEMGSFVIRRHDGIPAYHLASVVDDIHFGITWIVRGNDLLYSTAGQIFLAEKLGKNNFWKTKFLHHILIPDQHGEKLSKSEGALSMKRMREDGMKGKDLREKFGHLLKMY, encoded by the coding sequence ATGATTCGTATTGCTCCCACACCATCAGGATTTCTTCACGAGGGAAATGCATTTTCTTTTTTGATCACAGAAAAAATTGCGAAGAAGAATGATCTGAAAATTTTCCTGCGCATTGATGATCTGGATGCAGATCGAAAACGGTCAGAATATGTAAAAGATATCTTTGAAAGTCTCCATTGGCTGGAAATAAAATGGAATGAAGGCCCGCGAAACGAAGATGATTTCGAAAGGAACTGGACGCAGAATAACCGGATCAGTTTGTACGATGCAGCATTGAAAAAACTTTCGAAGAACAAACATGTTTTCGCCTGCACGTGTACGCGCAAAGACCTGGGCATGTATGACGGGCGCTACCCGGGTACGTGTACGCACAAGAACATTCCGCTGAATGAAAATGAAACTGCACTGAGATTGATCGTTCCGGAAGGGACGCTGGTTGAATTCAAAGATGAACATCTCGGTGAACAAAAAATTGAACTCGATCATGAAATGGGATCGTTCGTCATTCGCCGCCACGATGGAATTCCGGCTTACCATCTTGCTTCTGTGGTGGATGATATTCATTTCGGCATCACGTGGATCGTTCGCGGGAATGATCTCCTCTACTCTACCGCGGGCCAGATTTTTCTTGCCGAGAAACTGGGGAAAAATAATTTCTGGAAAACAAAATTCCTTCATCATATTCTTATTCCTGATCAACACGGTGAAAAACTTTCGAAATCGGAAGGAGCACTATCGATGAAAAGAATGAGAGAAGACGGGATGAAAGGAAAAGATCTCAGGGAAAAATTTGGCCATTTGCTGAAAATGTATTGA